Part of the Acidovorax sp. 107 genome is shown below.
TTGGCGCGTCCGATGGCTGGCAGGTGCTCACCTTCCTGGAGACGCCGGCATCGGCCCTCGACGGCCAGACACCGCGCGCCGCACTTGAGCAGGGCGTCCCAGCGAAACACATCCTGGCATTGGCAACGGCTGAGGCTCACTGAATGACCTCGCCTCATGAACCTGACAGACCTCAATCCGCCATTCATTGAACTTCCTGACCGCCAAATCTGGCACCGCATCCAGCGCACCAGCTGGCGCAAAGACAGCGTGCGAACGCGCGGGTTCATCCTCCCGCCCTTCGGCATTCCCACTGGCCGTTTCGATCTGTCCGACGAGCCCACTGCCTACCTCGCCGATAGCGAGCAGACCTCGTGCTACGAGGCGCTTTTTCGGCGGGACACGCGCAGCTACACCCTGGATCAACTCCGGCAACGCTCACTGGTAGCCTTTCGCACGGCAGCAGGGATGCGCCTTGTCGATCTGCGCGGGCTGGAGGAGAACTACCCTGTGCTGCAATCCCTGCGTTACGAGGCCACACAAGCCTTTGCCGCCGACGCCCGGAAGGCCGGTGCTCATGGGGTCATGTACGCATCCGCGCAGCACCCCTACCATTCCTGCATCTGCCTGTTCGAACGCGGCGTGGCCAGCATGACCAAGGTATCAAGCACACCGCTCGTGCAACCCGGCAGTGATCGCCTCCACCTCAGTGTTCTGCGCGCAGCTCTGGGCTCTCAAGTAGCCATCGTCTCGTGAATCAGGAGTGCAACCCATGCCCATGACCCCGCGTCCATCAGTAGTGCGAACCGATGCCGATGGCCTTGCCGCCTTCCAGGGTGACGCGCTGCTGGTGCTGGAGATCTCCAAGCGCGAGATTGAAACCGGAAACATCGCGAGCGCGCTGGAGCGCCTGCACGCAATCGCCGAGTCCTGAGAGACGGCCCTTCGCTACCAAGAGTGCCTGGTGATTCAGGTGCTGGGTTACGACTCTGACCACCGTGAACTGGCGGAAATCCCCGAGGTGCGCGCCTTCTTTGCCGGACTCGCTCGAGAGTGGCCCCACTGGATGTGGTTCCTGCACAGGCATGTAGGGGCGATCCATTTGCTGTTGGCACTGCTGTGCAAGGTCAAGATCCATCGCCGGGGGAGCAGTACAGGGACCGAGTTTCTTGACCGCCATGAGCTTGCTGCCCAGATGGCTGACCTGTTCCAGCGCGGCAACGCCATGTTCGAGGCGTTCGGAATCAGCGAAAGCGAGGCCGAAGCTTCATGCGAGCGCGCGTGCGCTGAGCTGGTTCCATAGCCACCGTCATCCGGGGCCGTGGACGAGCCGATGGGATGCTGGATCACCCCCTCAGGGTGCATGGGCCACGACAAGAAACACCTAACGGATGGGAAATCTGGGCGGAAAGGAGATTCCTGTCGCCCGAACCCACGACAGGATCACCCGAGCGAAAAGGTCAGTCCTGGTAGACGGACACACGCCGCAGCGTCTTTCCCAAAACGACCACCTCCACACTGCCGACCGTGTAGCCACCGAGCTGCCATCGGCGGCTTCCATCTGACGCCCGCTGCTGCTCCCCAAAGGCACCTGCCATCCGCTGCTCGAACGCAGACATGTCCTCGGCCGTGACGCTGCAGGTGACACCCACCATGCCCCGGCGCGGCTGGAAGTCGAATTGCACGGGCCGATCCACTGAGCAGGGAATGAAGCCGTCGCTCAAGCGGATCGGCGGCTGCATGCCGGCCTGGTAGCCCATGCCACACCCGATACCGCCTCCAAACGAATAGGCACTGCAGTTGCGGACATCGAAGCCATAGAGATCGCCAGCATCTCTGGGCGACATCCCCAGCGGAGCTGCGACCGACACGCCACCCTCATCACCAGGCTTGGCGATGTAGACCATCTGGGCCGAACCGCAGCCAGGGTACAGCCGCACCTTGTAGCTGGTACCGTCCTTGAGCTGGCTGGACACGTCGAAGAACCCCTCCTTCGAAAACGAGGTCTTTACGTTCCACGGACCCTCATGTTCCAGCACCTTGCTGATGGCCTCGATCAGGCTGGACTCACGGCAGGAGCCGCTTTGGGTCGCGGCGAACCAGGTTGCCTTGGCCTGCGCCGATTTCGTCACGTCATCGGCGCAGCGCAGCCAAGACTTGTCCGAGTTGGCGGCGGCATAGGGCCCCCAGCACCACCCACGGGATTCAGCCATCTCCTCCGCAAGGTTCGCGCGGCTGCACGGAGATCCTGGCTTGTCCGAATCCTGTGTCGCCGCGCGGCACTCTACCCGCTGGTGCAGGGCCTCGGCCTGCAGCTTTTCATCGCTCATGGCGCCGTAGGCTTTGCGCACGTCTTCGACGGTCGTTTCACCGCAACCGGTCAGCGCCAAAGTTGCGGCCGACACCAAAGGCAAGAGGACAAGAAGCTTCATTGGGATGGACGGTAAAGGGAAGTGGCGAGCTTAGCCCGGAGCGTGCTCAACTGGCCACCGCTGGCGTCCAGTTCGGTGAAGTCGTTCACATTGCCCGTCCAAAAACTAAGGGCTGACCACCGGTCAGCCCTTTAGCAAAGAATCGAGCGTAATGTGAGAGCGCTGTTCTTCGCAAAACCCGATCAAAGGATCAGAACGCTCATCCTACCCGCGCACTTCACTCAAAACAACTGTCGGTGGATACTCGTAGCCCCTTTTCAAAAGGTATGCCTGTACTGCGGTGAATCTGACCTTGGCCAGATCCAGGTCCGTGAATAGTTCCTGTCTGCGCCCATGACGGCGATTTGTCTCGCCGTACCAATGGCGGTTGATTACACAGGCATCGAACAGATCAACATCCAGGCTCAGGATGTACCGGCGTTTTCCACGAACAAACTCTTGACGCATACGCGCTCCGCAGAAACAGGCCTGCCTACGACGACTTGGCGCGCTTGCTGGCGAGTCCCACGGCCAGGTCAGTCAAGACCGCAGCTTGCAGGTTCTGCAATAAATCCTCAGGCACTCTGGTCCAGGCCAAAATGGAATTGGGATATGCGCCTACTGGCATTCCGTGTTCATTGAGGATGCAGGTGGTATTCCCCTGAGTGAAAACACTGCCATAAATGACGGTAACCGATGGCTTCATCATCATTTCCAGGCCGAGGGAATCAAGGTACATCGAAGGGTCGTGGGCAATGACCTCCACATACCGCTCATTGTGAATACCGCACCACTTACGGCAAGCCATGGCGACTCGGACTCCCTCTGGGGGTATGCCCACAGTCCAAGAGCCAAGACTTGCGGACTGAGTGTTTTTCAGATCTTCATTCATTCAATTAACCCAAAGAACGTGCAAAGCTTCGAACGCCTTTGCCAACCCTGTTACTAGCGTCGGTCGTGGACGATGCAACCGGAGTCAACTCGGTACTGCTTGGACTACCTACAATCTCCTTTACCGGGTCAACAGGCTTCGGAAGAGACTCCACGTCAGTT
Proteins encoded:
- a CDS encoding RES family NAD+ phosphorylase translates to MNLTDLNPPFIELPDRQIWHRIQRTSWRKDSVRTRGFILPPFGIPTGRFDLSDEPTAYLADSEQTSCYEALFRRDTRSYTLDQLRQRSLVAFRTAAGMRLVDLRGLEENYPVLQSLRYEATQAFAADARKAGAHGVMYASAQHPYHSCICLFERGVASMTKVSSTPLVQPGSDRLHLSVLRAALGSQVAIVS